The following are from one region of the Vanessa atalanta unplaced genomic scaffold, ilVanAtal1.2, whole genome shotgun sequence genome:
- the LOC125076781 gene encoding uncharacterized protein LOC125076781 has translation MLEVPPGTNDAEKAADALAVKLREVLSSDAVQVHRPTKCVELRILDLDDSVTAVEVVSAVAEEGGCSAGAIKPGVIARRSGGSGSLWMSCPVAAAKRVLEVGRVKVGWVSARVRLLEPRPLRCFRCLEGGHMGAKCDRGVDRSRLCFRCGLPDHRARECTAAEANCIVCSAAGKPAAHAVGSKACQGSKTRLASKKGGAVAKGPVTASQRTVEEPMETAQ, from the coding sequence ATGCTGGAGGTCCCGCCGGGTACCAACGACGCGGAGAAGGCGGCGGATGCCCTGGCGGTCAAGCTCCGCGAGGTCCTCAGCTCGGACGCGGTCCAGGTCCATAGACCGACTAAGTGTGTCGAGTTGAGAATCTTGGACCTGGACGACTCGGTGACTGCGGTGGAGGTGGTGTCTGCGGTCGCCGAAGAGGGGGGTTGTTCCGCTGGAGCAATAAAACCGGGTGTTATTGCCCGGCGCTCCGGCGGCTCCGGCTCCCTCTGGATGAGCTGCCCGGTGGCGGCGGCAAAAAGAGTGCTGGAGGTGGGCCGCGTCAAGGTGGGGTGGGTCTCGGCACGAGTGAGACTGCTCGAGCCGAGGCCGCTGCGCTGCTTCAGGTGCTTGGAGGGGGGCCACATGGGGGCCAAATGTGATAGGGGTGTCGACCGCAGCCGTCTGTGCTTCCGCTGCGGCCTTCCCGATCACAGGGCCAGGGAGTGTACCGCCGCTGAAGCCAATTGTATCGTGTGCTCAGCGGCCGGTAAGCCTGCGGCACATGCCGTCGGTAGCAAGGCGTGCCAGGGCAGCAAAACTCGTCTCGCCTCAAAGAAGGGAGGAGCGGTGGCGAAAGGGCCCGTCACCGCGTCCCAGAGGACTGTGGAGGAGCCTATGGAGACCGCCCAATAA
- the LOC125076778 gene encoding uncharacterized protein LOC125076778 has translation MARRCLQANINHSARAQDLLVQSMAEWQIDVAVVSEPYVVHLRDDWVSDHEGVVAIVAPAVAGSPAIEGVARGRGFVVAAVGGVAIVGVYASPNRSLAEFEQLLVEVGALVGQASPNPVLVAGDFNAKSTAWGSPSTDARGEALEEWAVSLGLAVINSGSESTCVRQQGESIVDVTFASIALARRVRDWRVETAVETLSDHRYIRYDVSAAPVVRPAVVRSEGPRWSLGRLDSQLAKEAAIVEAWCAGSDPVVQSQASDSTSPRILVAAGTPSATESLRCGPPPVRRCRRRRVRDHDLEAALYTAYRDACVTLQKAIAQAKEAAWTEWLETLDRDPWGRPYRVVRQKLRPWTPPHTTTLQPHLLESVASALFPERREFVPPSMAPLRSERDERDLAPPVTEAELSAAVLRLRSKRTAPGPDGIPGRALVIGGGGRPDGAR, from the exons ATGGCCCGGCGCTGTCTCCAGGCGAACATCAACCACTCTGCCAGGGCCCAGGACCTGCTAGTCCAAAGCATGGCAGAGTGGCAAATCGACGTGGCGGTGGTCTCGGAGCCCTATGTCGTTCATTTACGGGACGACTGGGTGTCCGACCACGAGGGAGTGGTGGCGATCGTCGCCCCTGCCGTCGCTGGTTCCCCTGCTATCGAAGGGGTAGCCAGGGGCAGAGGGTTCGTAGTCGCTGCAGTCGGGGGTGTGGCGATCGTGGGCGTTTACGCCTCGCCCAACCGGAGTCTCGCGGAGTTTGAACAGCTACTCGTTGAGGTCGGGGCTCTGGTCGGGCAGGCATCGCCCAACCCGGTGTTAGTCGCGGGGGACTTCAATGCCAAATCTACGGCTTGGGGTTCCCCTTCGACGGACGCCAGGGGCGAGGCGCTGGAGGAGTGGGCTGTGTCACTGGGCCTCGCGGTGATCAACAGTGGGTCGGAGAgcacgtgcgtgcggcagcAGGGCGAGTCGATCGTGGACGTAACGTTCGCGTCCATCGCCCTAGCCCGCCGTGTTCGAGACTGGAGGGTGGAGACGGccgtggagactctatcggatcatcGATACATCCGATACGATGTCTCCGCGGCACCGGTCGTCCGGCCCGCTGTTGTGCGGTCAGAAGGTCCGCGGTGGAGTCTGGGCCGTCTCGACAGCCAGTTGGCAAAAGAGGCGGCCATCGTGGAGGCCTGGTGCGCCGGTTCCGACCCGGTCGTCCAG AGTCAAGCCTCAGACTCCACGTCGCCGCGTATACTGGTGGCGGCCGGAACTCCGTCAGCTACGGAGAGCCTGCGTTGCGGCCCGCCGCCAGTACGCCGATGCAGACGGAGGAGAGTCCGCGACCATGATCTGGAGGCGGCCCTTTACACCGCCTACAGAGACGCCTGTGTTACGCTCCAAAAGGCCATAGCACAGGCGAAGGAAGCGGCGTGGACGGAGTGGCTCGAGACCCTCGACAGGGATCCGTGGGGGAGACCGTACCGGGTCGTGAGACAAAAACTCCGACCCTGGACACCCCCGCACACCACCACTCTCCAGCCACACCTTCTGGAGAGCGTTGCGAGCGCGCTGTTCCCGGAGCGTAGAGAGTTCGTCCCTCCATCGATGGCCCCACTGCGCAGCGAACGAGACGAACGAGATCTGGCGCCCCCGGTCACCGAGGCGGAGTTGTCCGCTGCTGTCCTTAGGCTCCGTTCCAAGAGGACAGCTCCGGGGCCAGACGGTATTCCGGGGCGCGCCCTGGTGATCGGTGGAGGTGGGCGCCCCGATGGCGCGCGCTGA